The nucleotide sequence CAACACTCGTACGCAATGTGCTCGTGACGCAGGACGAGGCGCCAGATTGGACGGGAACCGTCTCTGACGGTGCCTATGTCTATGACGGGAAGCTGACGCTTGCTCCGCAAGGTGACATTCTCAGCCTGGAAGACGTGTTCGCCGAGCAGGACGTGCTGTGGTACGGCGGACCGGCCGCAAGCGGTGTGTACACCAATGCCGAAGCGGACCAGATCGATATTGGGTATGTCGCACCGGTCAGGGTGGACTTCAACCTGGCGGTTGAGGCGCGGAACGTCACGGCCGACATCCTAGTCGTACCGGATATCTTCGCCGTGGCTGACGTGCTGAATGGCTCGGATCTGCTCAAGGTGACAGTCACCCCGCAGATCCGGACGGCGGTTGTTGAAGGTGATTGGTCCGACTGGCGCGACTACGTTCCAGGCCTGATCAACGCCCGCTACTTCGACGTGCGGCTTCTTATCGCCACATCGGATCCGCTGATCATTCCGTTTGTGAGTCAGTTCCAGTGGACGATTGACGTTCCAGATCTCCTGCAACGGGCCGAGGGTGTGACGATTCCCGTTGGAGGTGTGCGCGTCACGTACGCGAAAACGTTCCATGCCATTCCCAACGTCCAGGTATCTATTCTGGATGCCGTCAACGGCGACCGCTTCGTCCTGACCAATTCCGATGAAGAAGGATTCAACATCACCATCATGAACGGCTCCACGTCCGTGGAGCGTGACGTTAACTGGATCTCCCAGGGGTTCTAAACATGCAAGAAAGATCGCAGATTCAAACGACGCCGCCGCTGTCCGGCCCGGACCTGGTGGCACAGGTCAACGATGCGTTGGGTACGATTGCCACCGATTTTGCAGGGGACGATGATCCTGCCGGTATCTCGGACGCCTACATGACCTGGGCGGATACGGCCAACTCGCTTCTGAAGCGACGAAACGCGGCCAACACGGCATGGGTGACGATTGGCCTGCTGTTCGGCAGATCCGCGGCGCTTTTCGATTCGGGAAGCATTCCTACGACCAATGTCGGCGATATCCTCGTCTCGGGTGTCGGACACATGACATGGGATGCGGGCACGTCAGCGTACGTCCTCCTGTCGGCAACTGAAAGCCGGGCCGGCGTGGCAGAAGTCGCGACGCAGACCGAAACGGATGCCGGCTCCGACGACGCGCGAATGGTGACGCCGAAGAAATTGCGGTGGGGCGTCTCTTACTCCCTGGCTGCGAACGGTTATGTGGCCCTTCCATCCTGGCTCGGTGGGCTA is from Bordetella bronchialis and encodes:
- a CDS encoding gp53-like domain-containing protein, which produces MQERSQIQTTPPLSGPDLVAQVNDALGTIATDFAGDDDPAGISDAYMTWADTANSLLKRRNAANTAWVTIGLLFGRSAALFDSGSIPTTNVGDILVSGVGHMTWDAGTSAYVLLSATESRAGVAEVATQTETDAGSDDARMVTPKKLRWGVSYSLAANGYVALPSWLGGLVFQWGSTGTAANGGFNRVTFPLAFPNAIYGVIVSPITSGTNTSNYSVGAVSLTLTTFDMTNNSATSGGLTGRYWAFGR